From the Microplitis mediator isolate UGA2020A chromosome 6, iyMicMedi2.1, whole genome shotgun sequence genome, one window contains:
- the LOC130669748 gene encoding condensin complex subunit 2-like: MDNRKSLGHVLADNATASPLRRRSGFVVKQSSIEIETNDDTAERQALRSESSVQAFPSSTNRRSIRLGAVSNMSAPQITEGMAECIKLSAQNKINIKNAFSLNMIDYMTYMVRNKSEGIPNLHMAGTTLDVSAKIYALRVDSLHQDTLKMIGNLDTKDRKDNDDDDSNADRTMSGGGETNDENGKLKKKKKKKKGTQKILTTIEALQGKVDVVDYTPIMFGEGDCQTTNMLYQASLPQHCDLGLGLNPYNDVIIDNDVDKLGADNDESRLPWPPVKADFNLDINSMFSQFEILHWSIEEEDQAVHMPSQESFSQDDDNLVFDPDASIPLDDDTQNFNDVNYFAADENDNENENEIGCHATNRAPCVVADLQNMIERMPVNKKLEYSYFSDAVDIRWIGPTHWKINQLTNNTTKNKLEACQQNPKRKKKDPTIQCDDGFIEIANKECTQVKKNLANLKSSTLSRCWSIKKLLNPKEIHDEDNKSLCKYYLRSNQTIFLKEKSNNDMLVLSDDNEEYNYDNGNDTENYCPNVQNDDGADTVFNDCAFDDESRAIGFTGNNLIEAPKLTQKIYIPFSQRAKKLDVRYLKKCIWEKLTNKDEIDKENAQNIESSTAIKGEKQFSEIYTKLPNMLSKNDAEELSFPIAFVSLLHLANEKNLHITSGENYSDIIIQQYIN, encoded by the coding sequence atggataatCGAAAAAGTCTTGGCCATGTGTTAGCTGACAATGCGACTGCCAGTCCTCTTCGTCGTCGTTCAGGTTTCGTTGTAAAACAAAGTtcaattgagatagagactaATGATGATACAGCTGAACGACAAGCGCTACGCTCTGAATCTAGTGTTCAAGCTTTTCCATCTTCAACAAATCGACGTTCTATACGTCTTGGTGCGGTATCAAATATGTCAGCCCCGCAGATAACTGAAGGAATGGCTGAATGTATAAAACTAAGTGcacagaataaaattaatattaaaaatgctTTCAGCTTAAATATGATCGACTATATGACATATATGGTTAGAAATAAAAGTGAAGGTATACCAAACTTACATATGGCTGGAACAACTCTTGATGTTAGTGCTAAAATTTATGCATTGAGAGTAGATTCTTTACATCAAGACACTTTAAAAATGATTGGTAATTTGGATACCAAAGACAGGAaagataatgatgatgatgattcaAATGCTGATCGCACAATGTCAGGCGGTGGTGAAACTAATGACGAAAATGGCAAactgaagaaaaagaaaaaaaagaagaaaggAACCCAAAAAATTCTTACAACGATTGAAGCACTTCAAGGAAAAGTTGATGTTGTAGACTACACTCCAATAATGTTTGGAGAAGGCGACTGTCAGACCACCAATATGTTGTATCAAGCATCTTTACCTCAGCATTGTGATCTAGGTCTTGGTCTTAATCCATACAATGatgtaattattgataatgatGTTGATAAACTTGGTGCTGATAATGATGAATCACGATTACCATGGCCTCCAGTAAAAGCAGATTTTAATTTAGATATCAACAGTATGTTTTCGCAATTTGAAATTCTCCATTGGTCAATTGAAGAAGAAGATCAAGCAGTACATATGCCTTCTCAAGAATCCTTCTCTCAAGATGATGATAATCTTGTTTTTGATCCTGATGCTAGTATACCACTTGATGATGATACTCAAAATTTCAACGATGTTAATTATTTCGCAGCTgatgaaaatgataatgaaaatgaaaatgaaatcgGATGTCATGCTACTAATCGAGCACCTTGTGTAGTTGCTGACTTACAAAATATGATTGAGAGAATGCcagtgaataaaaaacttgAGTATTCATACTTCAGTGATGCTGTAGATATTCGCTGGATCGGGCCTACACACTGGAAGATCAATCAACTAACAAATAATACGACTAAGAATAAACTTGAAGCTTGTCAACAAAATccaaaaagaaagaaaaaagatCCAACTATACAATGTGATGATGGGTTTATTGAAATAGCTAACAAAGAATGTactcaagttaaaaaaaatttagccaATTTAAAAAGTTCAACATTGAGTCGTTGTtggtctataaaaaaattacttaatccAAAAGAAATTCATGACGAAGACAATAAATCAttgtgtaaatattatttacgatCTAAtcaaactatatttttaaaagaaaaatcaaataatgatATGTTGGTTTTGTCTGATGATAATGAGGAATACAATTATGATAATGGTAATGATACCGAAAATTATTGTCCAAACGTTCAAAATGATGATGGAGCTGATACAGTATTTAATGATTGTGCTTTTGATGATGAATCTCGGGCAATTGGTTTCACAGGCAATAATTTGATTGAAGCTCCAAAATTAACgcagaaaatttatatacctTTCTCACAAAGAGCCAAGAAATTAGATGttcgttatttaaaaaaatgtatttgggAAAAATTAACGAATAAAGATGAAATTGATAAAGAAAATGCTCAAAATATTGAATCTTCGACAGCAATAAAAGGAGAAAAACAATTTAGTGAAATTTATACAAAACTTCCAAATATGCTTTCTAAAAATGACGCTGAAGAATTGAGTTTTCCTATAGCGTTTGTATCTCTACTTCATCTtgctaatgaaaaaaatttacatattacTTCTGGAGAAAATTACAGCGATATTATTATTcaacaatatattaattaa